The Streptomyces cyanogenus DNA segment CGCTACCAGGCGGCAGAAAGGCACGGGCCGTGGGATCCACGGTCACCACCACCGAACCGGAGAAGACCTCGCCGGCGTCCTCCCGCCCCGGATACGGACAACTGCTGCGCACCCGCGGCGCCTGGACGTTCCTGCTGCCCGGCTTCGCGGCACGCCAGCCGTTCGCGATGCTCACCCTCTCCATCGTGCTGCTCGTCCAGCACACCACCGGCTCGTACGGCGCCGCGGGCGCCGCCGCGGCCGCCACCGGTGTCTCCATGGCGCTGTTCGCGCCCTACAGCGGCCGCCTCGCCGACCGCTACGGCCAGCGTGCCGTCCTGCTCCCCGGCGTCCTGGTGCACGCCGTCTCCGGCCTGTCCCTGACGGCGCTCGCGCTGGCCCACGCACCCCTGTGGGCGCTGTTCCTGGCGGCCGTCCCGACCGGCGCCTCGGTGCCGCAGGTCGGCCCCATGGTGCGGGCCCGCTGGGGCGTGAAGCTCCAGGGCTCGCCCCTGATGACCACCGCGGCGGCCTTCGAGTCCGTCACCGACGAGCTGACCTTCGTCTTCGGCCCGCTGCTGGCGACCGCGCTGTGCACCGCCGTGACGCCGGCGGCGGGCCTGGTCACCGAGGCCACGCTGACCCTCGTCGGCGGTCTGCTCTTCGCCGCGCAGAAGAGCACGCAGCCGCCGGTGTCCGCGGAGGGCGGGCACGCGCGCGTGCGGCACGCCTCCGCCCTGCGCGTCCCGGGCGTGCGCGTGCTGGTCGTGACCTTCCTCGGCATCGGCTCGGTCTTCGGCGGCATGCAGGTGTCGCTCGCGGCCTTCACCGAGTCGATCGGCGAGCCCGGCCTGAACGGCGTCCTGTACGGCGTCTTCGCCGCCGGCAACATGCTCTCCGGCATCGCCTGCGGGGCGATCGCCTGGAAGGCGGCTCCGCAGAAGCGCCTGATGGTCGGCTACACGGCGCTCGCGCTGGCGGCGTCCGCCCTGTGGACTGCGCACTCGGTGCTGCTGCTCGCCGCGCTCGGCCTGCTGGTCGGCATGTGCATCGCGCCGTCGCTGATCACGGGTTACACGCTGGTCGAGAGCCTCGTCCCGGCCGGCGCCCGCACCGAGGCCTTCACCTGGCTGACCGGTGCCGTCGCGCTCGGCCAGGCCGCCGCCGTCACGGTCGCCGGGCAGCTGGAGGACCGGCTGTGGGACGGCGCCGGATTCCTGGTGCCGATGGCCGGCACCGTGCTGGCGCTGGCCACCCTGGTGACGCTGCGCTCCCGGCTGGTCCCGCGGCAGCCGAACCGCACGGTCGCGCGTGGCGTCGGTCACCGCGTGCCCGTCACGGTGGACTGATTCCCGGGAATACGTCACTATGGATCGTCGTTAGCACTCATCGAGTGAGAGTGCCAGGAGGAAGACAGTGCCGACCTACCAGTACCAGTGCACCGAGTGCGGCGAGGGCCTTGAGGCGGTGCAGAAGTTCACCGACGACGCCCTGACGGAGTGCCCCAGCTGCAAGGGCCGCCTGAAGAAGGTGTTCTCCGCGGTCGGCATCGTCTTCAAGGGCTCCGGTTTCTACCGCAACGACTCGCGCGGCTCCACGTCGAGCAGCACCCCGGCGTCGAAGTCGACCGGCTCGTCGTCCGACTCGAAGACGTCGGCCTCGACGTCCTCGACGTCCTCGTCCTCGACCTCGTCGAGCTCCACCAGCAGCTCCGCCGCCTGAGACCTCTCACCCCGGCCCTGCCGTCCCGCGACGGCAGGGTCTTCGGCGTTCCCCGGCACCGGCTCCCCCGCGCTTTCGCGGCCCGCTAGTGTGCTGGTCATGGCGAACGCAGAGATCGGCGTAATCGGCGGCTCGGGTTTCTACTCCTTCCTGGACGACGTGACCGAGATCCAGGTGGACACCCCGTACGGAGCGCCCAGCGACTCCCTCTTCCTCGGCGAGATCGCCGGCCGGCGGGTCGCCTTCCTGCCCCGGCACGGCCGTGGCCATCACCTGCCGCCGCACCGCATCAACTACCGCGCCAACCTGTGGGCCCTGCGCTCCGTCGGCGTCCGGCAGGTCCTCGGCCCGTGCGCGGTGGGCGGGCTGCGCCCCGAGTACGGCCCGGGCACCCTGCTCGTGCCGGACCAGATGGTGGACCGTACGAAGTCCAGGGCGCAGACCTACTTCGACGGGCTGCCGCTGCCCGACGGCACCGTGCCCAACGTCGTGCACGTGTCCATGGCCGACCCCTACTGCCCCACCGGGCGGGCCGCCGCGCTGAAGGCGGCCCGCGGCCGGGACTGGGAACCGGTGGACGGCGGCACGCTGGTCGTGGTCGAGGGACCGCGGTTCTCCACCCGCGCCGAATCGTTGTGGCACCAGGCACAGGGCTGGTCGGTGGTGGGCATGACCGGCCACCCCGAGGCCGCGCTCGCCCGGGAGCTTGAGCTGTGCTACGCCTCGCTGACCCTGGTCACCGACCTCGACGCGGGCGCCGAGACCGGGGAGGGCGTCTCCCACGAGGAGGTGCTCCGGGTGTTCGCGGCCAACGTGGACCGGCTGCGCGGCGTCCTGTTCGACGCGGTGGCGGCACTGCCGGAGACCGACGAACGGGACTGCCTGTGCGTGAACGCGCTCGGGGGGATGGATCCGGGGTTCGAGCTGCCGTAGGGCGAAGGGCGGAGCTCCAGCCGGACGGGGAGCTTCAGCCGGACGGGGAGCTTCAGCCAGGCGGGCGGGAGCAGGTGAGCGCGAGCCAGGCGGGCGCGGGCCGGGCGGGGAGCTTCAGCCGGACGGGCGGGAGCAGGTGAGCGCGGGCCGGGCGGGCGCGGGCCGGGCGGGCGCGGGCCGGGCGGGGCCCGGCAGGGCAGGGCCCGGCAGGGCAGGGCCCGGCAAGGCGGGCGGAACTTCTCGTTCGGGTGGGCGAGTTATCCACAATCGGCCGGTGGTCCACCGGCTCCGGCGGGATCCGGCGCGGGGCCTCATCGTGGGACCGCAAGCCGAACTCCTCGCCGCAGGCGGTGATCCCCATGCCTTCGTCCTCCTCACCCCCGCCCCCGACCCCTTCCTCTGCCCCTCCCCTCCGGCCACCGCACCCGCTGGGTACGGACGCCCCGCCGACCTGTGAGGTGCCCCCGTTCGATCCGGTGCGGGTGCGCGGCGGGCGGTACCTGCTGCAGCGGCTGGTACGGCACCGCCGACGGTCCCTCGCGGCCGGCCTCGCGGTGACCGCGGCGGCACTCGTGGCCGCGGGTCCCCGGAGCGGGACGGAACCGCACGGCGCGGAGCGGCCCCGGTCCCACCGGACCGCGGACCCCGGACACCGGCACCCGGTGGTCGAGGCGGTG contains these protein-coding regions:
- a CDS encoding MFS transporter translates to MGSTVTTTEPEKTSPASSRPGYGQLLRTRGAWTFLLPGFAARQPFAMLTLSIVLLVQHTTGSYGAAGAAAAATGVSMALFAPYSGRLADRYGQRAVLLPGVLVHAVSGLSLTALALAHAPLWALFLAAVPTGASVPQVGPMVRARWGVKLQGSPLMTTAAAFESVTDELTFVFGPLLATALCTAVTPAAGLVTEATLTLVGGLLFAAQKSTQPPVSAEGGHARVRHASALRVPGVRVLVVTFLGIGSVFGGMQVSLAAFTESIGEPGLNGVLYGVFAAGNMLSGIACGAIAWKAAPQKRLMVGYTALALAASALWTAHSVLLLAALGLLVGMCIAPSLITGYTLVESLVPAGARTEAFTWLTGAVALGQAAAVTVAGQLEDRLWDGAGFLVPMAGTVLALATLVTLRSRLVPRQPNRTVARGVGHRVPVTVD
- a CDS encoding FmdB family zinc ribbon protein, encoding MPTYQYQCTECGEGLEAVQKFTDDALTECPSCKGRLKKVFSAVGIVFKGSGFYRNDSRGSTSSSTPASKSTGSSSDSKTSASTSSTSSSSTSSSSTSSSAA
- a CDS encoding S-methyl-5'-thioadenosine phosphorylase, whose translation is MANAEIGVIGGSGFYSFLDDVTEIQVDTPYGAPSDSLFLGEIAGRRVAFLPRHGRGHHLPPHRINYRANLWALRSVGVRQVLGPCAVGGLRPEYGPGTLLVPDQMVDRTKSRAQTYFDGLPLPDGTVPNVVHVSMADPYCPTGRAAALKAARGRDWEPVDGGTLVVVEGPRFSTRAESLWHQAQGWSVVGMTGHPEAALARELELCYASLTLVTDLDAGAETGEGVSHEEVLRVFAANVDRLRGVLFDAVAALPETDERDCLCVNALGGMDPGFELP